From the Ruminiclostridium josui JCM 17888 genome, one window contains:
- a CDS encoding type II secretion system F family protein, with protein sequence MTFIQLIACIGMIAGAFILLGISPIAFTDGLFGFLIKRPKSIKDEINEATKRKRPSFLRREIIEAQEILALTGRSSRFSLICACSLLLSAIGVSIAILLQNVFLVPVLALGLMFLPFWYIKLTVTHYKKNIAAELETALSIITTAYLRNEDIVTAVEENMQYLNPPVRNIFAGFLTQVRLINPDVDAALKTMKTKIDNEVFREWCDAITACQYDRSLKTTLTPIVSKLSDMRIVNAELEYLVFEPRKEFIIMALLVIGNIPLMYFLNKSWYNTLMHTFVGQLILAICAAAIFISTAFVIKLTKPIEYRR encoded by the coding sequence ATGACTTTTATTCAGCTCATCGCCTGTATCGGCATGATTGCCGGTGCTTTTATCTTGCTTGGAATCTCGCCCATAGCGTTCACGGACGGCCTGTTTGGCTTTTTGATTAAAAGACCCAAAAGCATCAAGGATGAAATCAACGAGGCCACCAAGCGCAAGCGCCCTTCCTTCCTCCGCAGGGAGATTATAGAAGCGCAGGAAATTCTCGCGCTGACCGGACGAAGCAGCCGCTTCTCCCTGATCTGTGCCTGTTCGCTCTTGTTGTCCGCTATAGGCGTAAGTATTGCCATTCTGCTGCAGAATGTGTTCCTCGTCCCTGTCCTTGCGCTGGGCCTGATGTTCCTGCCGTTTTGGTATATCAAGCTGACTGTTACCCACTACAAGAAGAATATTGCTGCAGAGTTGGAAACGGCGCTGTCCATCATCACCACGGCTTACCTGCGAAACGAGGACATTGTGACCGCCGTGGAGGAAAATATGCAATACTTAAACCCGCCGGTGCGCAATATATTTGCCGGGTTTCTGACCCAGGTGAGGCTCATCAATCCCGATGTGGATGCGGCACTGAAAACTATGAAGACCAAGATTGACAACGAAGTGTTCCGCGAGTGGTGTGATGCCATTACCGCATGCCAGTATGACCGGAGCCTCAAGACAACGCTTACACCCATTGTCAGCAAGCTCTCCGATATGCGGATCGTCAACGCGGAGTTGGAATATCTCGTGTTCGAGCCTCGCAAGGAATTCATCATCATGGCGCTCCTTGTTATCGGCAACATTCCCCTGATGTATTTCCTCAATAAGTCTTGGTATAACACGTTAATGCACACTTTTGTTGGGCAGCTTATCCTTGCCATCTGTGCGGCGGCAATTTTTATTTCCACCGCCTTTGTTATTAAGCTCACCAAGCCCATTGAGTACAGGAGGTAG